Below is a window of Ciceribacter thiooxidans DNA.
CTTGGCGTTGGTTACCTTCGCGCTCGCCTTTTTCATCATTCGAACCCTTGGCAGGAGCGTCTAAATGGAAACGGTTCACCAGACCCCTGCCAGCGAGAATTTCGTCGGAAGACCGGGCCACAGGCGTGGCATCAACTACAAGCGGCGCAGTGAGTTCTTCAGCTGGATGCATCGCGGCGTCATCTTGCTCGGCTCACTGACGATATTGTTCATCGTTCTGGCGCCCGTCGGCTGGCTCGTGTCCTCTTCGATGCAGACCGAGGCCGAAATCGTTTCGGTGCCGCCGCATTGGATACCCGACCAGCCGACGCTGAAGAATTTTCGGGCGATCTTCTCGGCTGGAGACGAGGAAGTCACCTATGAGACTCGCAGCACGCAGGACCCGTCCTCCGGCAACTATATTCCCTCAACTGCGCGCAACCTCTTGCCGGCCATGCGAAACAGCTTTGTGGTGGCGACGCTGGTGGTCATCCTGAATCTGCTGGTCGGGGTACCTGCGGCGTATGCGATGGCGAAGATCCGATTCCTCGGACGATCGGGGTCGGTCTATTTCATTCTGACGACGCGAGTCATTCCCGATATCGCGCTGGTCGTGCCGTTCTTCTTGGTCATCAAGAATCTCGGCCTACTCGACAACATCATGTCGCTGGTCATTACCTATCTAGCGATCACCGTTCCGTTTACGGTGTTCATCCTGATCCAGTACTTTGAAGGGCTTCCGGATGAACTGGACAAGGCGGCGCGCGTGGATGGTTGTTCGCGCTTCCAGACCCTGACAAAGGTCTACCTGCCGCTTGCTCTTCCCTCTCTGGTCGCGGTGATCCTGTTCGCCTTCCTGACCAGCTGGAACGAGTTCCTCCTGGCGTTGATGTTCACCCAGACGGCGCAGTCCCAGACGCTGCCGATCGTCCTCGCATCGTTCACATCCGACTTCACCATCAGCTTCTCGTTCATCAACGCGGCGGGTCTTCTCGCTATCGTGCCGCCGGTGATCGTCGCCATCATATTCGAACGCTACATCGTGTCTGGTCTGACGGCCGGTGCGGTGAAGGGTTAACAGGGAGTTCGCCAGTGGCCCGTATCCTTTTTGAAAATGCATCGAAGCGCTACCCGAACGGGTTTGTCGCGCTCGAAAATCTCAATCTCGAGATCAAGGACAAGGAATTCGTCGTTCTGCTCGGACCTTCGGGTTGCGGCAAGTCGACGACGCTCAACATGATTGCCGGCCTTGAGGAGGTCTCCGAAGGGAACCTCTTTTTCGACGACGAGACCGTGAATTTCACGCCGCCGCATCACCGCGACGTGGCCATGGTGTTCCAGAGCTATGCGCTCTATCCGCATAAGACGGTCTACGAGAACATCGCTTTCGGCCTGGTGATGCGCAAGCACCCCAAGGACGACATCGACCGCCGGGTGCGTGACGCGGCGCAGCGGCTGGAGATCACCCATCTGCTCGACCGGCGACCGAGCCAGCTCTCCGGCGGGCAGCGGCAGCGCGTCGCGCTTGGACGCGCGATGGTGCGCAAGCCGGCAGTGTTCCTCATGGATGAACCGCTGTCGAATCTGGACGCGGCGCTGCGTATTTCCATGCGAGCCGAGATCAAGGAACTGCATCGCAGCATGCAGACCACATTCGTCTACGTGACTCACGATCAGGCCGAGGCGCTGACGCTTGCAGACCGTATCGTGGTGATGCGGAACGGACTTGTACAGCAGATCGGTACGCCCGACGAAATCTACGAGCATCCCGCAAATACCTTCGTCGCCTCATTCCTGGGCAGCCCACCGATCAACTATCTCGACGGTGAGCTGGTCGTCGAGGGGGACAAGGTGACCTTCGTGCGCGGGGAGACGAGGCTCGATTTCGCGCCGGAGCGTGGCAAGAAGCTTCTCGGGCAAAGTGGACGCAAGGTGAAGCTCGGCATTCGCGCGGAAGATGTCGATGAGCGGTCGGAGCCATCCAGCGGAGAGGTGATTGCCGGAGCCGTGACGTCGGTGCTTCCGGTCGGGTCCGACCAGTTCCTGGGCCTCCAGGTGGAGGGTGAGGAGCTGTTCTTCCGCATCAACAAGGATCTGCGTCACAATTATGGAGACAAGATCAAGCTGTCGGCGAATACCGGCAGGTTGCATGTCTTTGACGCGGACACCGAAGCAAGCCTGATCGGGTAGCAGGATGAAACCGGCGTCGTTCGAATATCATCGACCGCAGACTTTGGAGGCGGCGCTTCGCCTGCTCGCGCATTATGGCGACAAGGCCAAGCCGATCGCGGGAGGGCAGAGCCTCGGCCCGATGCTGAATATGCGGCTCGCCCGGCCAGAGCACCTGATCGACCTGAATGACCTCGTTGAACTTGATTTCATTCGCGTCTCGAACGGTGCGTTGGAAATAGGTGCCATGACCCGGCATCAGCGGGTGGCGACAGCGCCCGAGGTCCGTCGGGCACATCCCTTGCTTGCGGCGGCGGCTTCGACGATCGGACACTATGCGATCCGCCAGCGCGGCACGTTGGGAGGTAGCCTGGTTCACGCGGATCCCGCTGCACAAATGCCGCTCATTGCCGTTCTTGGCGGGGCGAGGATTGTAGTGTGTGGGCTTGACGGACAGCGCGAGATCGATGCAGTCGATTTCTTCCGCTCCGTGATGACGGTCGACGTTCGCCACGGCGAGATGGTGACCTCGGTCCGGTTTCCCCATTTGTCGGCGAATTCTGGTTGGGCCTTTGAGCTTTTCAGCCGACGGCGTGGCGATTTTGCCATCGTCGCGGCTGCGGTGACGCTGCTGCTGACCAGGGACCAAAGATTGGCATCCCTGGAAATGGCGTTCGGCGGCGTCGGTTCCGTACCCGTGCGGCTTGATGTGTCGGCGGTGGCAGAAGCCGGAGCAATGCCAACCGAAAAATGGGTCGCGGGTGTTTCCGCATTCGCTGCACAATCCATCTCGCTCGAGGACAGTGCGCCGATCCCGGCGGTTTTCCGCCGTGAAGTGGCAGCATCGCTCATGGAAAAGGCGTTGGCGGCGGCCCTAGCGCGTGCGCGCGGAGAGACGGTATGAGCGACGCCAGATTGATATCTCTCATCGTAAACGGCGAGACTCGCGAGACAATGGTTGAACCGCGCAAGCTGCTTGTCGACGTTCTGCGCGAGGACTTCGGGCTGACAGGAACGCATGTCGGTTGCGAGCATGGGGTCTGCGGCGCCTGCACGGTCCTCATCGACGACCAGCCGGCGCGGGCGTGCCTCACTTATGCCGTCCAGATGGAAGGGCATGAGATCGCGACGATCGAGTCGGTGGGTGGAATTGGCCTGAGCCCGCTTCAGGAGGCCATGCATGAGGAACACGGGCTGCAATGTGGCTTCTGCACACCCGGTATCATTATGACCTTCGAGGCTTTTCTGCGTGATACGCCGGATCCGACAGAAGAGGAGGTGCGCGATGTTCTTTCGGGCAATCTCTGCCGCTGTACGGGCTACCAGAACATCGTTGCCGCGGTCATGAAGGCAGCGGCGGTTATGCGGGAGGTGCGGTCGTGAGCAAGGCAAGCAGCTTCCACTACATTGGCAAACCGTTGGCGCGAAAAGAAGACAAGCGTCTTGTTACAGGGCAAGGTCGCTATCTGGACGACATCGTCGTACCGGGCGCGCTGCATGTCAGTTTCGTAAGGTCGCCGCATGCCCATGCCCGCATCCTGGGAATTTCGACGGATGCAGCGCGGGATCTGCCCGGCGTCACGGGAGTTTTTACCGGCGAGGACCTCGACAAATGGACCAATCGCCTGCGGTTGGCACCGCCAATTGAAGGGCTTCACCCGACTGAGATCGCGACGCTGCCGATCCACAAGGTGCGGTTCCACGGCGACTTGGTGGCTGCAGTGGTGGCGCGGGATCGCTATGTTGCCGAGGATGCGGCAGAGCTGGTCGAGGTCGAGTACGAGGTGCTGCCGGCGATCGCGTCGTTGGAGGGCGCTTTTGCGTCGGACGCAGCGCTCGTCGACGAGACGTTGCCTTCGAACATCGTTTCGCACCAGACATTTTCTGCCGGAGACATCGCTCAGCGCCGTGGCGAAGCTCATGCCGTGGTCGAGGCCTCCTTTTTCCAGCATCGCCAAACCCATGTGCCAATGGAGACGCGTGGATGCGCCGCCGTCTGGGACGCAGGGCGCGAACATCTGACGTTTCATATCGGCAACCAAGTCCCGCACCCCCTCAGGAGCCAACTGGCCGCCCGGCTTGGACTCTCGGAGAGCCAGGTCACGGTCATGTCGCCCGACGTGGGCGGGGGTTTGGCCAGAAGATCGCGCTCTACCGCGAGGAACTGACCGTTGCCGCGCTCGCGCGCCAGCTCAATCGCCCGGTGCGGTGGCGCGAGGACCGCACAGAAAATTTGATGGCGGCAAGTCACGCGCGGGAGAATCTGTGCCACACCCGCGCTTCCGTTGCCGCGGACGGGCGGATCCTCGGGCTTGAACTGGAGATCACCGAGGATTTCGGTGCGTACTGCTTCTATCCGGCTAACTACATGTCGCGCGTCGTCGCGATGATCCTGACAGGTCCCTACCGGATCGAAGACTATGCCTTCGAGGTGAAGATCGCGCTCACGAACAAATGCGGCAACGGGCCGATGCGGGCGCCGATGGCGATTACCAGTTGGGTGATGGACGGAACGATCGACGCCGTCGCCCGCCAGTTGGGTCTCGATCCGCTGGCGGTCCGGCGGATCAACATGCTGCGGCCCGACGATCTGCCCTATCGCATGGCGACCGGCGAAGTGCTGGAGGACATCACTCCGGCCGGGACGCTCGAAAGCGTGGTCGAAGCGATAGACTATGAGGCTTTCCGTAAACGCCAGCAGGCGCTCAGGGCCGAAGGGCGGTATGTCGGGCTCGGGCTTTGCACCGTGGTAGAATCCACAACCTATGGATCGGCCTTCTACAAGTCGACCGGCATTCCCGGCTCGGGGCACGAGGCGGCGTGGGTGCGGATCGAGCCGAGCGGGGTGGTCAATGCATCCGTTGGACTCGGCGCGACGGGGCAGGGCTATGAGACGGCTATGTCTCAGGCCGTGGCCGAGGGCCTGGGGGTGGACCCATCCAATGTCAGGATCCAGATCGGCAACACCGATGTGGCTCCCTATGGCATGGGAAGCCGTGGCGCACGCGGAGGCACGGCGGGTGGCGGCTCGCTATACCTCTGCGCGCAGAAGGCCCGCGACCAAGTACTGCGGATCGCCGCCCACAAGCTTGGTCTCAATTCTGCGCAAGATATCCGCCTGCTCGACGGGCAGGTTGAGCGCCTGATCAATGGCGAATGGAACGGGACGGGTCTGTCGCTCACCGATATCGCCCGCACGGCCTATCTCGATCCGACGAACCTGCCCGAAGGGGTGGCGCCAGGGCTCGATTTCTCGCTGACCTATGATCCACCGCCGATGACCTATTCCAATTCATCCCATGCCTGCGAGGTGGAGGTCGACATCCGAACCGGCACGCTCAACATCGCCCGCTACGTGGTCTCTGAGGATTGCGGCACCGTGATCAATCCGATCGTGGTGCGTGGCCAACAGCAGGGAGCGATCGCCATGGGCCTGAGCGGCGCGCTGCTGGAGGAGGTTGTCTACGACGAGAACGGGCAGAATCTGTCCGCGACCTTCGCCGACTATCTGGTAGCCACAGCCTGCGAACTGCCGAATTTCGAGATCCTGCACCATCACACGCCGAACAAGCGCACGCCCGCCGGCATCAAGGGCATGGCCGAGGGCGGCGTGATGGGAGCGATCGGGGCGGTGACGAATGCGATCAATGACGCGCTGGCGCCCTTTGGCGTGGTGGCGGATCGCCAGCCGCTTTCTCCACAATATCTGCGGTCGTTGCTGCGTGAGCGCAGCTTAATGGCCCTGCCAGAAGGACAAAAACTGACATGAACGTTACGAACGGCAGGAAAAAGGTCGGCTTCATCGGGCTGGGGATCATGGGGCGCAGCATGGCCGGCCATATCCTCGACGGTGGCCATGAATTGCATGTCTACAACCGGACCCGCAGCAAGGCGGACGAACTGGTCGCCAGGGGTGCCATCTGGCACGACACGGCGGGAGACGTTGCCGCCGCGTGCGACGTTGTGATCACGATCGTAGGTTATCCGAAGGACGTCGAGGAAACCTATCTCGGCGCGGGCGGCGTCGTGGACCGGGCAAAGGCCGGGATGATCCTCATAGACATGACGACATCGAGCCCGACCCTTGCGGGCGAGATCGCGGCCAAGGCAGCGGAAAAAGGAGTATCCGTGCTCGATGCGCCGGTTTCCGGCGGCGATATCGGTGCAAGGGCGGCCAAGCTTTCGATCATGGTCGGCGGCACCGAAGAAGCCTTCGCAGCGGCGCTCCCGCTGTTCCAACTCATGGGCGAGAACATTGTCCACCAGGGCGGTCCAGGCGCCGGGCAGCACGCCAAGATGTGCAACCAGATCGCCATTGCCGCGACCATGCTCGCTGTCAGTGAAAGCCTTGCCTACGCCAAGGCCTCCGGGCTCGACGCGAAACGGGTCCTGTCGTCAATCGGCACCGGTGCGGCGTCGAGCTTTCTGCTCAACAATCTCGGCCCGAAGATGCTCAACGATGACTATGCGCCCGGCTTCTATGTCCACCACTTCATCAAGGACATGTCGATCGCGATCGACGAAGCCGAGCGCATGAAGCTCGATCTGCCGGCGCTGGCGCTAGCGAGGCAGCTCTATGAAAAGCTGGCGGCAGGCGGATTTGGCGAAGAAGGAACCCAGGCGATCTTCAGGGTCTACGGAAACTAGACCGCGCAAGAGGGAAGACGGCAATGGAATTTGTTGGCGAACACGTGATCCCAGCGGCCATCGACAAGGTCTGGTCGGGGCTCAACGATCCGGAGACCCTCAGGCGCAGCATTCCCGGCTGCACTGAAATGCTGCAGACGGGCGACAGCGAATTTACGGCCTCCGTGGTCGTGAGGGTAGGCCCGGTTTCTGCCACCTTCAAGGGCAAGGTGGAATTGGGCGATCTCGATCCACCGCACGGCTATACTTTGTCGGGGCGGGGGCAGGGCGGCCCGGCGGGTTTTGCCAAGGGTTCGGCCAGGATCCGCCTGACGCCGGAAGGCGAGGGCACGCGGCTGGCCTATGTCGCCGATGTCGATATCGGCGGCAAGCTCGCGAGTGTCGGCGGACGGCTGATCCAGAGCGTTGCCAAGAAGAATGCCGATGATTTCTTTTCGGCCTTTTCCAGCGTCGTCACCGGGGGGAACGGTTTGTCGGAGAGGCGGCAGCGGGGTGCGGGTGCGCTTGGCGCCGCTGCGCCAGGTGGAACACATGCTGGTGGCGGGCACATTGCGCTGATCGACCGGGTCGCCTGGCTGCTCGTCGGAACGGCGCTGGGAGTGGCTGGCACATTGTTTTTTGGAGCATAGCGATGAAGGTTTCCGATAGCGTCAAGGCGCTCGAACCGCGCCTGATCGAATGGCGTCATGACCTGCATGCCCATCCGGAAACGGCCTTCGAGGAACACCGCACCGCGGCCTTTGTGGCACGGGAGTTGCGGGCCGCCGGTCTCGAGGTTCACGAAGGCATCGGCAGAACCGGCGTCGTTGCCGTGCTGCG
It encodes the following:
- a CDS encoding carbohydrate ABC transporter permease, whose amino-acid sequence is METVHQTPASENFVGRPGHRRGINYKRRSEFFSWMHRGVILLGSLTILFIVLAPVGWLVSSSMQTEAEIVSVPPHWIPDQPTLKNFRAIFSAGDEEVTYETRSTQDPSSGNYIPSTARNLLPAMRNSFVVATLVVILNLLVGVPAAYAMAKIRFLGRSGSVYFILTTRVIPDIALVVPFFLVIKNLGLLDNIMSLVITYLAITVPFTVFILIQYFEGLPDELDKAARVDGCSRFQTLTKVYLPLALPSLVAVILFAFLTSWNEFLLALMFTQTAQSQTLPIVLASFTSDFTISFSFINAAGLLAIVPPVIVAIIFERYIVSGLTAGAVKG
- a CDS encoding ABC transporter ATP-binding protein; protein product: MARILFENASKRYPNGFVALENLNLEIKDKEFVVLLGPSGCGKSTTLNMIAGLEEVSEGNLFFDDETVNFTPPHHRDVAMVFQSYALYPHKTVYENIAFGLVMRKHPKDDIDRRVRDAAQRLEITHLLDRRPSQLSGGQRQRVALGRAMVRKPAVFLMDEPLSNLDAALRISMRAEIKELHRSMQTTFVYVTHDQAEALTLADRIVVMRNGLVQQIGTPDEIYEHPANTFVASFLGSPPINYLDGELVVEGDKVTFVRGETRLDFAPERGKKLLGQSGRKVKLGIRAEDVDERSEPSSGEVIAGAVTSVLPVGSDQFLGLQVEGEELFFRINKDLRHNYGDKIKLSANTGRLHVFDADTEASLIG
- a CDS encoding FAD binding domain-containing protein — its product is MKPASFEYHRPQTLEAALRLLAHYGDKAKPIAGGQSLGPMLNMRLARPEHLIDLNDLVELDFIRVSNGALEIGAMTRHQRVATAPEVRRAHPLLAAAASTIGHYAIRQRGTLGGSLVHADPAAQMPLIAVLGGARIVVCGLDGQREIDAVDFFRSVMTVDVRHGEMVTSVRFPHLSANSGWAFELFSRRRGDFAIVAAAVTLLLTRDQRLASLEMAFGGVGSVPVRLDVSAVAEAGAMPTEKWVAGVSAFAAQSISLEDSAPIPAVFRREVAASLMEKALAAALARARGETV
- a CDS encoding (2Fe-2S)-binding protein: MSDARLISLIVNGETRETMVEPRKLLVDVLREDFGLTGTHVGCEHGVCGACTVLIDDQPARACLTYAVQMEGHEIATIESVGGIGLSPLQEAMHEEHGLQCGFCTPGIIMTFEAFLRDTPDPTEEEVRDVLSGNLCRCTGYQNIVAAVMKAAAVMREVRS
- a CDS encoding NAD(P)-dependent oxidoreductase, whose protein sequence is MNVTNGRKKVGFIGLGIMGRSMAGHILDGGHELHVYNRTRSKADELVARGAIWHDTAGDVAAACDVVITIVGYPKDVEETYLGAGGVVDRAKAGMILIDMTTSSPTLAGEIAAKAAEKGVSVLDAPVSGGDIGARAAKLSIMVGGTEEAFAAALPLFQLMGENIVHQGGPGAGQHAKMCNQIAIAATMLAVSESLAYAKASGLDAKRVLSSIGTGAASSFLLNNLGPKMLNDDYAPGFYVHHFIKDMSIAIDEAERMKLDLPALALARQLYEKLAAGGFGEEGTQAIFRVYGN
- a CDS encoding CoxG family protein, producing MEFVGEHVIPAAIDKVWSGLNDPETLRRSIPGCTEMLQTGDSEFTASVVVRVGPVSATFKGKVELGDLDPPHGYTLSGRGQGGPAGFAKGSARIRLTPEGEGTRLAYVADVDIGGKLASVGGRLIQSVAKKNADDFFSAFSSVVTGGNGLSERRQRGAGALGAAAPGGTHAGGGHIALIDRVAWLLVGTALGVAGTLFFGA